A DNA window from Micromonospora sp. NBC_01739 contains the following coding sequences:
- a CDS encoding enolase C-terminal domain-like protein, with protein sequence MTELISSVEAIDVRFPTSRHRDGSDAMNPFPDYSAAYVLLRTTAGAQGHGLVFTVGRGTEIQVAAVQSLAAMVVGQPVDELVADPGTLARRLVGDSQIRWLGPEKGVVHMAAGGLINAVWDLAARRAGKPLWKLLADLTPEQLVAQVDFRYLRDALDEQEALALLRAAAEGRAEREAILRVEGYPAYTTTPGWLGYDDEKLARLCREAVEAGYGLIKLKVGGNLAEDVRRMGIARRAVGPRVRIAVDANQVWGVPEAIGWMRELAAFDPYWIEEPTSPDDVLGHAAVRAALAPIKVATGEHMHNAVMFKQLLQARAVDVVQIDACRVAGVNENLAILLLAAKFGVPVCPHAGGVGLCELVQHLAMFDFVALSGSMQDRAIEYVDHLHEHFVDPVRIRGGRYLAPTAPGMSAQLVPAALADYRYPDGPEWAAPTMAGAPA encoded by the coding sequence GTGACAGAACTCATCTCCTCCGTCGAGGCCATCGACGTGCGGTTCCCCACCTCCCGCCACCGGGACGGCTCGGACGCGATGAACCCCTTCCCGGACTACTCCGCGGCGTACGTACTGCTGCGTACCACCGCCGGGGCGCAGGGGCACGGCCTGGTCTTCACGGTGGGCCGGGGCACCGAGATCCAGGTGGCCGCGGTGCAGTCGTTGGCCGCGATGGTGGTCGGTCAACCGGTCGACGAACTCGTCGCCGATCCCGGCACCCTGGCCCGCCGACTCGTCGGGGACAGCCAGATCCGCTGGCTGGGCCCGGAGAAGGGGGTGGTGCACATGGCCGCCGGGGGCCTGATCAACGCGGTGTGGGATCTGGCCGCCCGCCGGGCCGGCAAGCCGCTGTGGAAGCTGCTGGCCGACCTCACCCCGGAACAGTTGGTGGCCCAGGTGGACTTCCGCTACCTGCGGGACGCCCTGGACGAACAGGAGGCCCTGGCGCTGCTGCGGGCCGCCGCCGAGGGTCGGGCCGAGCGGGAGGCGATCCTGCGGGTCGAGGGCTACCCGGCCTACACCACCACTCCGGGCTGGTTGGGCTACGACGACGAGAAGCTGGCCCGACTGTGCCGGGAGGCCGTCGAGGCGGGGTACGGGCTGATCAAGCTGAAGGTCGGCGGCAACCTGGCCGAGGACGTACGCCGGATGGGTATCGCCCGGCGGGCGGTCGGGCCGCGGGTCCGCATCGCGGTCGACGCCAACCAGGTCTGGGGGGTGCCCGAGGCGATCGGGTGGATGCGGGAACTGGCCGCATTCGACCCCTACTGGATCGAGGAGCCGACCTCCCCGGACGACGTGCTGGGCCACGCCGCGGTCCGCGCGGCCCTGGCGCCGATCAAGGTGGCCACCGGCGAGCACATGCACAACGCGGTGATGTTCAAGCAGTTGCTCCAGGCTCGGGCCGTCGACGTGGTGCAGATCGACGCCTGCCGGGTGGCCGGGGTCAACGAGAACCTGGCGATCCTGCTGCTGGCCGCCAAGTTCGGGGTGCCGGTCTGCCCGCACGCCGGGGGAGTGGGACTCTGCGAGCTGGTGCAGCACCTGGCCATGTTCGACTTCGTCGCGCTCAGCGGCAGCATGCAGGACCGGGCCATCGAGTACGTCGACCACCTGCACGAACACTTCGTCGATCCGGTACGGATCCGCGGCGGACGCTACCTGGCCCCCACCGCACCCGGGATGAGCGCCCAACTCGTACCCGCCGCGCTGGCCGACTACCGCTATCCCGACGGCCCGGAATGGGCCGCACCGACCATGGCGGGAGCACCCGCATGA
- a CDS encoding serine hydrolase domain-containing protein, producing the protein MTDTQIHGHVDDGFGPVADVFRDNFAHRREVGAAVAVYLRGRKVVDLYGGTADPRSGRPWTAQTPTVVFSCTKGIMAICAYLLVQQGRLDLAAPVTRYWPEFGQNGKAEIPVRWLLTHQSGLPALDKPFTREEVLAWEPVIQAIEAQAPLWKPGTAHSYHPITFGWLIGEVIRRITGELPGTWFARYLAEPLGLRTWIGLPAAERDTVAWMLAPPGDFAAPDPVSDRAATMGGAFPFPADPEGWVSFNDPAIQAAQIPGAGAVSTAESLARLYAACVGELDGPRLLTTASIDDAITVRAAGQQVYGYPDAGHRWGTGFLLHSPPRPMLGERSFGHDGAGGHLAFGDDTHQVGFAYVVNQMGDGEDERANLLSAAVRDCLGG; encoded by the coding sequence TTGACCGACACCCAGATCCACGGCCATGTCGACGACGGCTTCGGTCCGGTCGCCGACGTGTTCCGTGACAACTTCGCCCACCGCCGGGAGGTGGGCGCCGCGGTCGCGGTCTACCTGCGCGGTCGCAAGGTCGTCGACCTGTACGGGGGAACGGCAGACCCCCGCTCCGGTCGCCCGTGGACCGCCCAGACCCCGACCGTGGTCTTCTCCTGCACCAAGGGGATCATGGCGATCTGCGCCTACCTGCTGGTCCAGCAGGGCCGGCTGGACCTGGCGGCGCCGGTCACCCGCTACTGGCCGGAGTTCGGCCAGAACGGCAAGGCGGAGATCCCGGTGAGGTGGCTGCTGACCCACCAGTCCGGCCTGCCGGCGCTGGACAAGCCCTTCACCCGCGAGGAGGTCCTCGCCTGGGAGCCGGTGATCCAGGCCATCGAGGCCCAGGCCCCCCTGTGGAAGCCGGGCACCGCGCACAGCTATCACCCGATCACCTTCGGCTGGCTGATCGGCGAGGTGATCCGCCGGATCACCGGCGAGCTGCCGGGCACCTGGTTCGCCCGGTACCTCGCCGAGCCGCTGGGTCTGCGTACCTGGATCGGGTTGCCGGCCGCCGAACGGGACACGGTGGCCTGGATGCTGGCACCGCCCGGTGACTTCGCCGCGCCCGACCCGGTCTCCGACCGGGCCGCCACCATGGGCGGGGCCTTCCCCTTCCCCGCCGACCCCGAGGGCTGGGTCAGCTTCAACGACCCGGCCATCCAGGCGGCCCAGATCCCCGGGGCGGGGGCGGTCAGCACGGCCGAGAGCCTGGCCCGCCTCTACGCCGCCTGCGTCGGGGAGCTTGACGGGCCCCGGCTGCTCACCACCGCCTCCATCGACGACGCGATCACCGTCCGTGCCGCCGGTCAGCAGGTGTACGGCTATCCCGACGCCGGACACCGCTGGGGCACCGGGTTCCTCCTGCACTCGCCGCCCCGGCCGATGCTCGGCGAGCGCAGCTTCGGCCACGACGGCGCCGGCGGGCACCTGGCCTTCGGCGACGACACCCACCAGGTCGGCTTCGCCTATGTGGTCAACCAGATGGGCGATGGTGAGGACGAGCGGGCCAACCTGCTCAGCGCCGCAGTGCGCGACTGCCTGGGCGGGTAG
- a CDS encoding ABC transporter permease: MPERLSTAASPATTPPATAPPPRSLALARLRDLALVPAIIAVAVVGFIVNPVFLSSDNIINVLQSMSEIAIVVLAQTIVLITGKMDLSLESTFGLAPGIAAWLIIDPALTRGLGLDFLPSAWAVPVVLAVGALVGAFNGLLIVRFGLNGFIVTLGMLIVLRGLLTGISGGQTFFALPESMTYLGSTSWLGVPASIWLSLLLFGLGIGVLGYTRAGRALYAIGGNVDAARAAGIRTDRVLWIALIVASMLAALAGLLMSGRLAAVPAAQGSGAIFQVFAAAVIGGVSLNGGKGTVFGAFTGVLLLFMIINVLTLAGVPAQWTNFLNGTVILVALVVSRITAGKAQT; the protein is encoded by the coding sequence ATGCCTGAGAGGCTGTCCACCGCCGCGTCCCCGGCCACCACCCCACCGGCCACCGCGCCGCCCCCGCGCAGCCTGGCCCTCGCCCGGCTGCGGGATCTGGCCCTGGTGCCGGCGATCATCGCGGTGGCCGTCGTCGGGTTCATCGTCAACCCGGTCTTCCTCAGCTCCGACAACATCATCAACGTGCTGCAGAGCATGTCGGAGATCGCCATCGTGGTGCTGGCCCAGACCATCGTGCTGATCACCGGGAAGATGGACCTGTCCCTGGAGTCCACCTTCGGGCTGGCCCCCGGCATCGCCGCCTGGCTGATCATCGACCCGGCCCTGACCCGGGGACTGGGCCTGGACTTCCTGCCCTCGGCCTGGGCGGTCCCGGTGGTGCTGGCGGTCGGTGCCCTGGTCGGCGCCTTCAACGGGCTGCTGATCGTCCGGTTCGGGCTCAACGGGTTCATCGTCACCCTGGGCATGCTCATCGTGCTGCGCGGACTGCTGACCGGCATCTCCGGCGGTCAGACCTTCTTCGCCCTGCCGGAGTCGATGACCTATCTGGGCTCGACCAGTTGGCTGGGGGTCCCCGCCTCGATCTGGCTGTCGCTGCTGCTGTTCGGCCTCGGCATCGGGGTGCTGGGCTACACCCGGGCCGGTCGGGCCCTCTACGCCATCGGCGGCAATGTCGACGCCGCCCGAGCCGCCGGCATCCGGACCGACCGGGTGCTGTGGATCGCCCTGATAGTCGCCAGCATGCTCGCCGCCCTGGCCGGGCTGCTGATGAGTGGACGGCTGGCCGCCGTACCGGCCGCGCAGGGCAGCGGGGCGATCTTCCAGGTGTTCGCCGCCGCGGTCATCGGTGGGGTCAGCCTCAACGGCGGCAAGGGCACGGTCTTCGGCGCCTTCACCGGGGTCCTGCTCCTTTTCATGATCATCAACGTGTTGACCCTGGCCGGGGTGCCCGCGCAGTGGACCAACTTCCTCAACGGCACGGTCATCCTGGTGGCCCTGGTGGTCTCCCGGATCACCGCCGGCAAGGCCCAGACATGA
- a CDS encoding FadR/GntR family transcriptional regulator — protein sequence MALTDDAIVKIRSMIQSGELPPGARLPPEPQLAAQMGLSRSGVREAVKVLESARVLDVRRGDGTYVTSLAPRLLLEGLGLAVELLRDDTLLEVMEVRRMLEPVATGLAALRMTDTRLDELAQILQDMRAAADDAEKLIQFDTAFHHTVIATTGNETLTSLLDGLSSRTLRARVWRGLIEGNAAHKTIDEHQAIYQALRSRDQLLAQASALIHVNTSEAWLRTVLAAKPTRSQRPGHAGPAGTGSRRPARS from the coding sequence ATGGCACTGACCGACGACGCGATCGTGAAGATCCGCAGCATGATCCAGAGCGGTGAGTTGCCACCGGGGGCGCGGCTGCCACCGGAGCCACAACTGGCCGCCCAGATGGGGTTGTCCCGCAGCGGGGTCCGCGAGGCGGTCAAGGTGCTGGAATCGGCCCGGGTGCTCGACGTCCGACGGGGCGACGGCACCTACGTCACCAGCCTCGCCCCCCGGCTGCTGCTGGAGGGGCTGGGCCTGGCGGTGGAACTGCTGCGCGACGACACCCTGCTGGAGGTGATGGAGGTCCGGCGGATGCTGGAGCCGGTGGCCACCGGCCTGGCGGCGTTGCGGATGACCGACACCCGACTCGACGAGCTGGCCCAGATCCTGCAGGACATGCGGGCGGCGGCGGACGACGCCGAGAAGCTGATCCAGTTCGACACCGCCTTCCACCACACCGTCATCGCGACCACCGGTAACGAGACCCTGACCTCCCTGCTGGACGGGCTCTCCAGCCGGACCCTGCGGGCCCGGGTGTGGCGAGGGCTGATCGAGGGCAACGCGGCCCACAAGACCATCGACGAGCACCAGGCCATCTATCAGGCCCTGCGCTCGCGGGACCAACTGCTCGCCCAGGCCAGTGCGTTGATCCATGTGAACACCTCCGAGGCCTGGCTGCGTACCGTGCTGGCGGCCAAGCCGACCCGGTCCCAACGCCCCGGTCACGCGGGGCCGGCCGGGACGGGGTCCCGCCGGCCGGCCAGGTCGTAG
- a CDS encoding LacI family DNA-binding transcriptional regulator encodes MPDRPAAIGGLMGHDRATLADVAKRAGLSKTAASMVLNGREGTRLSAQAHQRVFAAAEELGYRPNVAARSLRTRKTATIAFVSDIVATTRFAGDLIRGALDAARERDHVLLIAETQGDAAFERYAIETILDRQVDGVIYAAMATRRLSVPPAVLSGPVVLLNATSAAAELPGVLPDDEGAGVTVAETLIGYGHRDRIALIGRNRRKERDPEISLAAEARLRGIRATLAAAGVGLQVEGFCPDWLPEHGYTATRALLGRPDRPTAIICMNDRLAFGAYQALGEAGLRIPEEISVISFDDDPTASWLRPGLSTAALPHEQMGRRAVELLLDGQAPKQVRVPMPLRRRRSVAPPRR; translated from the coding sequence GTGCCGGACCGACCCGCCGCGATCGGAGGACTGATGGGCCACGACCGAGCAACCCTGGCCGATGTCGCGAAGCGGGCGGGCTTGTCCAAGACCGCCGCCTCGATGGTGCTCAACGGGCGGGAGGGCACTCGGCTGTCCGCCCAGGCGCACCAGCGGGTCTTCGCGGCGGCCGAGGAACTCGGTTACCGCCCCAATGTGGCGGCACGTAGCCTGCGGACCCGCAAGACGGCCACGATCGCCTTCGTCTCCGACATCGTGGCCACCACCCGCTTCGCCGGTGACCTGATCCGTGGCGCCCTGGACGCGGCCCGGGAACGCGACCATGTCCTGCTCATCGCCGAGACCCAGGGTGACGCGGCCTTCGAGCGGTACGCCATCGAGACCATCCTGGATCGCCAGGTCGACGGGGTCATCTACGCGGCCATGGCCACCCGCCGGCTGTCCGTGCCGCCGGCCGTCCTCAGCGGCCCGGTGGTGCTGCTCAACGCGACGAGCGCGGCGGCGGAGCTGCCCGGGGTGCTGCCGGACGACGAGGGGGCCGGGGTCACCGTCGCCGAGACCCTGATCGGGTACGGCCACCGGGACCGGATCGCGTTGATCGGCCGCAACCGGCGCAAGGAACGCGATCCGGAGATCTCGCTGGCCGCCGAGGCCCGCCTGCGCGGCATCCGGGCCACCCTGGCCGCCGCCGGGGTCGGCTTGCAGGTGGAGGGGTTCTGCCCCGACTGGCTGCCCGAACACGGCTACACCGCGACCCGCGCCCTGCTGGGCCGACCCGACCGGCCGACCGCGATCATCTGCATGAACGACCGGCTGGCCTTCGGGGCGTACCAGGCCCTGGGTGAGGCGGGACTGCGCATCCCGGAGGAGATCTCGGTGATCTCCTTCGACGACGATCCCACCGCCTCCTGGCTGCGGCCCGGGCTGTCCACGGCCGCCCTGCCGCACGAGCAGATGGGGCGACGGGCGGTGGAACTGCTGCTCGACGGCCAGGCCCCGAAGCAGGTCCGGGTGCCGATGCCGCTGCGACGGCGTCGCTCGGTGGCCCCGCCGCGCAGATGA
- a CDS encoding VOC family protein: MSRNIQVTFDARDPKGLSSFWREVLGYVHPGPPGVDLPEGADPLAAWDDFLAELGVPPEQRNTRSAIEDSEGSGPRLFFQQVPEDKVVKNRVHLDVRVAPDLQGEERMTALEAECDRLLALGATRLRRVEPEPPFEAGFIVMADPEGNEFCLD, from the coding sequence ATGAGTCGGAATATCCAAGTCACCTTCGACGCCCGTGACCCGAAAGGACTGTCGTCGTTCTGGCGAGAGGTGCTGGGCTACGTGCATCCCGGTCCGCCCGGGGTAGACCTACCCGAAGGCGCCGACCCGCTGGCCGCCTGGGACGACTTCCTCGCCGAACTGGGGGTGCCACCGGAGCAACGCAACACCCGATCGGCCATCGAGGACTCCGAGGGGTCGGGACCCCGGCTGTTCTTCCAGCAGGTACCCGAGGACAAGGTCGTCAAGAACCGGGTCCACCTCGACGTGCGGGTCGCCCCCGACCTGCAGGGCGAGGAACGGATGACCGCGCTGGAGGCCGAATGTGATCGGCTGCTGGCTCTGGGCGCCACCCGGCTACGCCGGGTCGAACCCGAGCCGCCCTTCGAGGCCGGTTTCATCGTGATGGCCGACCCGGAGGGCAACGAGTTCTGCCTGGACTGA
- a CDS encoding sugar ABC transporter substrate-binding protein, with the protein MNRRALLRVGLTVLLAASATAVAGCGDGAGGGSGSGGDKLLVGVDYPRSDTDFWNSYIGYVPRFAQELGVELKTTNSQNDIANLISNTQTFISQGVKGVVMAPQDTAAIAPTLTQLEDKKIPVVTIDTRPDTGKVFMVVRADNRAYGTKACQFLGTKLGGRGKVVMLQGGLDSINGRDRTEAFNECMRRDFPGITVFGEATDWKAEVAASKLQTRFASDPDIKGIYLQSSFALSGTLQILKQRGLQVPPEDPRHVFVVSNDGIPQELKNIGEGLIDATVSQPADLYARYGLEYVKAAIEGRTFQPGPTEHGSTIIQVRDGLLEDQLPAPLVTLDGAPIAGEPTTRFDDPVLWGNNA; encoded by the coding sequence ATGAACCGCAGGGCTCTGCTGAGAGTGGGGCTGACCGTACTGCTGGCCGCCTCGGCCACCGCGGTCGCCGGATGCGGCGACGGCGCGGGCGGCGGATCCGGCTCGGGCGGCGACAAGCTGCTGGTCGGAGTGGACTACCCGCGCTCCGACACCGACTTCTGGAACTCCTACATCGGATACGTGCCCCGGTTCGCCCAGGAGCTGGGTGTGGAGCTGAAGACCACCAACTCGCAGAACGACATCGCCAACCTGATCTCCAACACCCAGACCTTCATCAGCCAGGGGGTCAAGGGGGTGGTGATGGCCCCGCAGGACACCGCCGCGATCGCGCCCACCCTGACCCAACTCGAGGACAAGAAGATCCCGGTGGTCACCATCGACACCCGGCCGGACACCGGCAAGGTCTTCATGGTGGTCCGGGCCGACAACCGGGCGTACGGCACGAAGGCCTGCCAGTTCCTCGGCACCAAGCTCGGCGGCCGGGGCAAGGTCGTCATGCTCCAGGGCGGCCTGGACTCGATCAACGGTCGGGACCGCACGGAGGCCTTCAACGAGTGCATGCGGCGGGACTTCCCCGGCATCACCGTCTTCGGGGAGGCCACCGACTGGAAGGCGGAGGTGGCGGCCTCGAAGTTGCAGACCCGGTTCGCCTCCGACCCGGACATCAAGGGCATCTACCTGCAGTCCTCCTTCGCCCTCTCCGGCACCCTCCAGATCCTCAAGCAGCGCGGCCTCCAGGTGCCGCCGGAGGACCCCCGGCACGTCTTCGTGGTCTCCAACGACGGCATCCCGCAGGAGTTGAAGAACATCGGCGAAGGGCTGATCGACGCCACCGTCAGCCAGCCGGCCGACCTGTACGCCCGGTACGGGCTGGAGTACGTCAAGGCGGCGATCGAGGGCAGGACCTTCCAGCCCGGCCCCACCGAACACGGCAGCACCATCATCCAGGTGCGTGATGGCCTGCTGGAGGACCAGCTTCCCGCGCCCCTGGTGACCCTGGACGGCGCGCCGATCGCGGGCGAGCCCACCACCCGGTTCGACGACCCCGTCCTGTGGGGCAACAACGCATGA
- a CDS encoding sugar ABC transporter ATP-binding protein, which produces MSADRQAPTGGPVEGDRPVVEAVDITRRFGSTLALSEAGIVVRRGETHALVGRNGAGKSTLVGILTGLLAADAGQVSFDGVPAPPLADRDRWRRQVACVYQKSTIIPTLTVAENLFLNRHPGRPIRWGTLRRQARELLAQWSVEVDVRQPASTLTVEQRQFVEIARALSFGARFIILDEPTAQLDGAGIERLFTRLRDLRAQGVTFLFISHHLQEIYEICDQVTVFRDARHILTAPVAQLSRPALVAAMTGEEMSMPEAAHRPPAAEQPVVLSVRDLVTTSGAEISLAAKAGEVLGIAGGGGSGKVEVAEAIVGLARPAAGTVTLEGRRLRPGSVPDALAAGIGLVPQDRHREGLVPLLSIGENVTMTVPQRLGRWGLIWPARRDTLARQSIADLAIKATGPQVPVAELSGGNQQKVVLGRALASDPKLLVLITPTAGVDVRAKQTLLDVVEQVRQRGTAVLVVSDEVDDLRICDRVLVMVQGRVVREMAPGWSDNDLVAAMEGVDLHHA; this is translated from the coding sequence ATGAGCGCCGACCGGCAGGCCCCGACCGGCGGGCCGGTCGAGGGCGACCGGCCCGTCGTCGAGGCGGTGGACATCACCAGACGCTTCGGCTCCACCCTGGCCCTGTCCGAGGCCGGCATCGTGGTCCGGCGGGGGGAGACCCACGCCCTGGTCGGGCGCAACGGCGCCGGCAAGTCCACCCTGGTCGGCATCCTCACCGGCCTGCTGGCCGCCGACGCCGGTCAGGTGAGCTTCGACGGGGTACCGGCGCCACCCCTGGCCGACCGGGACCGGTGGCGACGGCAGGTGGCCTGCGTCTACCAGAAGTCGACAATCATTCCGACCCTGACGGTGGCGGAGAACCTGTTCCTCAACCGACATCCGGGCCGACCGATCCGCTGGGGCACCCTGCGCCGACAGGCCCGGGAACTGCTCGCGCAGTGGTCGGTGGAGGTGGATGTCCGCCAACCCGCCTCGACCCTGACGGTCGAGCAGCGGCAGTTCGTGGAGATCGCCCGAGCACTGTCCTTCGGGGCCCGGTTCATCATCCTCGACGAGCCGACCGCCCAACTCGACGGCGCGGGCATCGAGCGGTTGTTCACCCGGCTGCGCGACCTGCGGGCCCAGGGGGTGACCTTCCTGTTCATCAGTCACCATCTCCAGGAGATCTACGAGATCTGCGACCAGGTGACCGTCTTCCGCGACGCCCGGCACATCCTGACCGCCCCGGTGGCACAGCTGAGCCGCCCGGCGCTGGTCGCGGCCATGACCGGGGAAGAGATGAGCATGCCCGAGGCCGCCCACCGCCCGCCTGCCGCCGAACAGCCGGTGGTGTTGTCCGTACGGGACCTGGTCACCACCTCCGGCGCCGAGATCTCCCTGGCGGCTAAGGCCGGTGAGGTCCTCGGCATCGCCGGTGGCGGGGGCAGTGGCAAGGTCGAGGTGGCCGAGGCGATCGTCGGGCTGGCCCGCCCGGCGGCCGGGACGGTCACCCTGGAGGGCCGGCGGCTGCGCCCCGGCAGCGTGCCGGACGCCCTGGCCGCCGGGATCGGTCTGGTGCCGCAGGACCGGCACCGGGAGGGCCTGGTGCCCCTGCTCTCCATCGGGGAGAACGTCACCATGACCGTGCCGCAGCGGCTGGGCCGGTGGGGCCTGATCTGGCCGGCCCGCCGGGACACCCTGGCCCGGCAGAGCATCGCCGACCTGGCCATCAAGGCCACCGGCCCCCAGGTCCCGGTCGCCGAACTGTCCGGCGGCAACCAGCAGAAGGTGGTGCTGGGTCGGGCGCTGGCCAGCGACCCCAAGCTGCTGGTGCTCATCACCCCGACCGCCGGGGTGGACGTACGCGCCAAGCAGACCCTGCTCGACGTCGTGGAGCAGGTGAGACAGCGCGGTACGGCCGTGCTGGTCGTCTCCGACGAGGTGGACGACCTGCGGATCTGTGACCGGGTGCTGGTGATGGTCCAGGGGCGGGTGGTCCGGGAGATGGCTCCCGGCTGGAGCGACAACGATCTGGTAGCCGCCATGGAAGGGGTGGATCTCCACCATGCCTGA
- a CDS encoding sulfate/molybdate ABC transporter ATP-binding protein, translated as MSIEIVNVGKRFGDFVALDDVSVSIPSGRLTALLGPSGGGKSTLLRIIAGLERADTGKVEIEGVDATGLPPQKRNVGFVFQHYAAFKHLTVRRNVAFGLEIRKRPKEEIRRRVDELLALVHLEQFAERLPAQLSGGQRQRMALARALAVEPTVLLLDEPFGALDAKVRKELRDWLRRLHDEVHVTTVFVTHDQEEALEVADEIVVINEGRVEQIGSPDDLYDRPANEFVMRFLGPVTQLGEELVRPHDLQLSTDGGTGVSARVTRITRIGFEIRVDLTTTGGQPVTATLTRNEFLALGIAVDSEVRVQLAPGSPSTRVGAPAQGPAAETSLAATGS; from the coding sequence TTGAGCATCGAGATCGTCAACGTCGGCAAGCGTTTCGGCGACTTCGTCGCCCTGGACGACGTGTCGGTGAGCATCCCCTCCGGCCGCCTCACCGCCCTGCTCGGCCCCTCCGGCGGCGGCAAGTCCACCCTGCTGCGCATCATCGCCGGTCTGGAACGCGCCGACACCGGCAAGGTGGAGATCGAGGGGGTGGACGCCACCGGGCTGCCGCCGCAGAAGCGAAATGTCGGGTTCGTGTTCCAGCACTACGCCGCCTTCAAGCACCTGACCGTACGCCGCAATGTGGCCTTCGGTCTGGAGATCCGCAAGCGGCCCAAGGAGGAGATCCGGCGGCGGGTCGACGAACTGCTGGCCCTGGTCCACCTGGAGCAGTTCGCCGAGCGGCTGCCCGCGCAGCTCTCCGGCGGGCAGCGGCAGCGGATGGCGTTGGCCCGGGCGCTGGCCGTCGAACCCACCGTGCTGCTGCTCGACGAGCCCTTCGGTGCCCTGGACGCCAAGGTACGCAAGGAGTTGCGGGACTGGTTGCGCCGGCTGCACGACGAGGTGCACGTCACCACGGTCTTCGTCACCCACGACCAGGAGGAGGCCCTGGAGGTGGCCGACGAGATCGTGGTGATCAACGAGGGGCGGGTGGAGCAGATCGGCTCACCGGACGACCTGTACGACCGGCCGGCCAACGAGTTCGTCATGCGCTTCCTCGGCCCGGTCACCCAGCTCGGCGAGGAGTTGGTCCGCCCGCACGACCTGCAACTGTCCACCGACGGCGGCACCGGGGTGAGCGCCCGGGTCACCCGGATCACCCGGATCGGCTTCGAGATCCGGGTAGACCTCACCACGACCGGGGGCCAGCCGGTCACGGCCACCCTGACCCGCAACGAGTTCCTGGCCCTGGGCATCGCGGTCGATTCCGAGGTGCGGGTCCAACTGGCCCCGGGCAGCCCCAGCACCCGGGTGGGCGCCCCGGCGCAGGGCCCCGCCGCCGAGACCAGCCTCGCCGCCACCGGCTCCTGA
- a CDS encoding amidohydrolase family protein: MIIDSHHHLWRPERGYTWLNEPGLEVLRRPFTPQDLTAELTATGVQGTVLVEGGRCHPDEAAEFLGYAADTAPILGVVAWLDVGSGEVGETIAGYRRLRGGELLVGLRSQVQGETDPDYLDRPEVRRGLAEIAAAGLVFDLVIRADQLPSAVRAARALPELRLVLDHLGKPRIDEGAAGLRRWRTPFADLAAQPNVTAKLSGLVTEAAPDWSPVDLRPFVEVAVAQFGPQRLMFGSDWPVCLLRADYPGVLRALQAALPPLADRQRYEIFAGTALRTYDLAGRRDPVPAGPA; the protein is encoded by the coding sequence ATGATCATCGACTCGCACCATCACCTGTGGCGCCCGGAGCGCGGCTACACCTGGCTCAACGAGCCGGGGCTGGAGGTCCTCCGCCGGCCCTTCACCCCGCAGGACCTGACCGCCGAGCTGACCGCCACCGGGGTGCAGGGCACCGTGCTGGTCGAGGGCGGCCGGTGCCATCCCGACGAGGCGGCCGAGTTCCTCGGCTACGCCGCCGACACCGCCCCGATCCTGGGGGTGGTGGCCTGGCTGGATGTGGGCTCCGGTGAGGTCGGCGAGACCATCGCCGGGTACCGGCGGCTGCGCGGCGGGGAGTTGCTGGTCGGGCTCCGCTCGCAGGTGCAGGGAGAGACCGACCCCGACTATCTGGACCGACCGGAGGTACGCCGAGGACTGGCCGAGATCGCCGCCGCCGGGCTGGTGTTCGACCTGGTGATCCGGGCCGATCAACTGCCCTCGGCCGTCCGGGCGGCGCGGGCCCTGCCGGAACTCCGCCTCGTCCTGGACCATCTGGGCAAGCCCCGCATCGACGAGGGGGCGGCCGGGCTGCGCCGCTGGCGTACCCCCTTCGCCGACCTGGCCGCCCAACCGAACGTGACCGCCAAGCTGTCCGGTCTGGTGACCGAGGCCGCACCGGACTGGTCCCCGGTGGACCTGCGGCCCTTCGTCGAGGTGGCGGTCGCACAGTTCGGCCCGCAACGTCTGATGTTTGGCTCGGACTGGCCGGTGTGCCTGCTCAGAGCGGACTACCCCGGGGTGCTGCGGGCGTTGCAGGCGGCCCTGCCCCCGCTGGCCGACCGGCAGCGCTACGAGATCTTCGCCGGTACCGCCCTGCGCACCTACGACCTGGCCGGCCGGCGGGACCCCGTCCCGGCCGGCCCCGCGTGA